From the genome of Uranotaenia lowii strain MFRU-FL chromosome 1, ASM2978415v1, whole genome shotgun sequence, one region includes:
- the LOC129740555 gene encoding cilia- and flagella-associated protein 58 has protein sequence MDQIVEESGEDSQAPESAFEDDLIPKEITDEFFEELCTKSNLTVKDLQGNQQYGLAEDFQKLLLVGQQLRSQLLEEQERIEKMLDEVTAAAERVSQAVAMSQRDQDTIEALRSEIEGAWKRADAAQTREQTAQEAMNQMRQKLDKLTAESDRHGEKEDEVGAMMGKHKENILRERDRLFVEVEELNRRLQTQRVYAEELELKCTDTELKVKELYKMLDETSNEAFRDKRMLENLQFQHNEVVAELEVKTQEADHFKTLSESSHRTTVQQGMQIAAIRTSLERMTTSSNLLKVKLAKAQGDFENMVQLKEKVTNELNTKVNILKLKEDENNKYRLENAKLVKKQELLMKKILTLETTKSALDQEVLKLKNTILTFEKERDASKKAFDAARKQVDAVLRERDLARKELVKANKLNGDLTEAYALSEKQHKTLENEIKAHVIAAQKQTMLMIKIEKDRDRNAEEAQNLHEKMEQANEDLLYRQNQIMELREKLRETEGRLFQCQTTLEMTRSERNIFERDLATCTKENEGLKERLKTCGQSVSQLKDENTTKVAELFKACKTIDKIEKEKQSLKNEVQNISVTLQHTKSELNEKIMENSRLNKTLTDDATSMLRLKKQLDGAINEKDLIKQQLTQRVDEINSLLEKQNMLNMALDRGESQYRDRLDDIRLLKIEISNLRSQRNLLARGLANTADMRQEVLQMHRVLNHERVKARALEDEMMTPMNVHRWRKLTGKDPEKMDLIVKVQTLQRRVLFQSVTVTQQEKTIDESEKMYGGLKEVVEQLPNQKMKEQLCTTQRVLTAKTKKLKALAAEVRAKEMDTKSQECLVEELKKSLLETKKELVKEKREKQKLLESARGAYIATSGGRRLSSPNSGDVIVFQQQKNGNSAGYRMVGAGFKVSC, from the exons ATGGATCAAATCGTAGAGGAAAGCGGTGAGGATTCTCAGGCCCCGGAATCCGCCTTCGAGGACGATCTCATCCCCAAAGAAATAACCGACGAATTTTTCGAAGAACTCTGCACCAAATCTAATTTG ACGGTGAAGGACCTTCAGGGCAACCAGCAGTATGGCCTGgcagaagattttcaaaagttgcttCTCGTCGGGCAACAGTTGCGCTCCCAGCTGCTGGAGGAACAGGAACGGATCGAGAAGATGCTGGATGAGGTCACGGCAGCGGCCGAACGTGTATCCCAAGCCGTGGCGATGTCCCAACGAGATCAGGACACCATCGAGGCGCTCCGGTCGGAAATCGAGGGAGCATGGAAGCGGGCCGATGCGGCACAAACCCGGGAGCAAACGGCACAGGAGGCGATGAACCAGATGCGCCAGAAGTTGGACAAACTGACGGCCGAATCGGACCGCCACGGCGAGAAGGAAGATGA GGTCGGCGCCATGATGGGCAAGCACAAGGAGAACATCCTACGAGAGCGTGATCGCCTTTTCGTCGAAGTCGAAGAGCTAAACCGTCGGCTACAGACACAGCGCGTCTATGCCGAGGAGCTGGAACTCAAATGCACCGACACCGAGCTCAAGGTGAAGGAGCTGTACAAGATGCTCGATGAAACATCGAACGAAGCCTTTAGGGACAAGCGCATGCTGGAGAATCTGCAATTCCAGCACAACGAAGTGGTCGCAGAGCTGGAGGTGAAAACGCAAGAAGCGGATCACTTCAAAACGCTGTCGGAATCTAGCCACAGGACAACGGTGCAGCAGGGCATGCAGATTGCTGCGATACGGACTAGCTTGGAGCGCATGACTACCAGCAGCAATCTGTTGAAGGTTAAGCTGGCCAAAGCACAGGGAGATTTCGAGAACATGGTACAGCTCAAGGAGAAAGTGACCAACGAGTTGAACACCAAGGTCAATATTTTAAAGCTTAAAGAAGACGAGAACAACAAGTACAGACTGGAGAATGCGAAGCTGGTGAAAAAGCAGGAACTGCTGATGAAGAAAATACTGACGCTGGAAACGACCAAGAGTGCATTGGAtcaagaagttttaaaattgaa GAACACTATTCTTACTTTCGAAAAAGAACGTGATGCAAGCAAGAAGGCATTCGATGCAGCGAGGAAACAGGTGGATGCCGTCTTACGAGAAAGGGACCTGGCTCGTAAGGAACTGGTCAAAGCCAATA AACTCAACGGAGATCTCACGGAGGCATATGCGCTTTCGGAGAAGCAACACAAAACGCTGGAAAACGAAATCAAAGCACACGTGATTGCGGCACAAAAACAGACCATGCTGATGATCAAAATCGAGAAGGATCGGGACCGGAACGCCGAGGAAGCACAAAATTTACACGAGAAAATGGAACAAGCAAACGAAGATTTGCTATACAGACAGAATCAGATCATGGAACTGAGGGAAAAGCTGCGGGAAACCGAAGGAAGATTGTTCCAGTGTCAGACAACGCTGGAGATGACCCGAAGTGAGCGAAACATTTTCGAACGCGATTTGGCAACCTGCACGAAGGAGAACGAAGGGTTGAAAGAGCGACTAAAGACATGCGGACAGTCGGTTAGTCAGTTGAAGGATGAAAATACTACCAAGGTAGCAGAACTTTTCAAAGCTTGCAAGACGATCGACAAGATTGAGAAGGAGAAGCAATCGCTGAAGAACGAGGTACAGAATATTTCGGTCACATTGCAGCACACTAAGTCAGAGCTGAACGAGAAGATAATGGAGAACTCTCGGTTGAACAAAACACTCACGGATGATGCAACCAGCATGTTGAGATTGAAGAAGCAGCTAGATGGAGCAATCAACGAGAAAGACTTGATCAAACAACAGCTAACTCAGCGGGTGGATGAAATCAACTCTTTGCTTGAGAAGCAGAATATGCTGAATATGGCATTGGATCGTGGAGAAAGTCAGTATCGGGATCGGTTGGACGATATTCGTTTGTTGAAGATCGAGATCAGTAATTTGCGATCACAGAGGAACCTTTTGGCTCGAGGTTTGGCCAATACTGCTGACATGCGCCAGGAAGTGCTGCAGATGCACAGAGTTCTGAACCATGAACGCGTCAAAGCTCGTGCATTGGAAGACGAAATGATGACGCCAATGAATGTGCACCGGTGGCGCAAGTTGACCGGCAAGGATCCGGAGAAGATGGATCTCATTGTGAAAGTACAAACCCTGCAACGGCGAGTACTGTTCCAATCTGTTACCGTAACTCAACAGGAGAAAACCATCGATGAGTCGGAAAAAATGTATGGCGGGCTGAAGGAAGTCGTGGAGCAGTTACCaaatcaaaaaatgaaagaaCAACTGTGTACCACCCAACGCGTACTAACAGCAAAGACCAAGAAGCTGAAGGCTTTAGCCGCGGAGGTTCGAGCTAAGGAGATGGATACTAAGAGTCAGGAGTGCTTGGTGGAAGAACTCAAGAAATCCCTGCTGGAAACTAAGAAAGAGTTGGTCAAAGAA AAACGAGAAAAGCAAAAGCTTCTAGAGTCAGCACGTGGAGCCTACATTGCGACCTCTGGAGGTCGCCGTCTGTCATCACCAAATTCCGGGGATGTTATTGTGTTTCAGCAGCAAAAAAACGGCAATAGCGCTGGCTACCGCATGGTTGGAGCTGGCTTCAAAGTATCCTGCTAA